The following are encoded together in the Candidatus Hinthialibacter antarcticus genome:
- a CDS encoding SpoIIE family protein phosphatase has protein sequence MNPISFSINVLLISPQDEVVQQIKPIFGEYGFSVLSVSSKKAALRVLYSNYISLVVVDGTQDQQTALRICQNIQLSQLFSERPLLLIHNEDQPTNLQEWLDAGVTDFITAPICSDALSFRLRVIKNHILKHSHHKKMLNQISDRGIYSPNDFFSEFVKKIAKTFNVKYGIISKRTDSFAWRTKTLSFWSVDQWGKNFEYDLDGSPCETVFQDGPQWYGTDIQEQFPKDKALKKHNILFYLGVPLQNRHGEVIGHACILHDQPVAYDPYLVSVMNVFAVQAANEMEFRSERADSARLKAITENLDVGLLLEDEARRIQVINANFCELAQIKQAPNELVGLTASEFAGGIEAQVVDRERFQVRTNELCQLKEPVLNEEWILKDERIINRDYFPVFENETYKGCLWLFRDVTYEKSKEFQLNDIQEQEIEIGSKIQKTLLLGITPTDIPALDVAALSIPSKRIDGDFYDFFHVDETRLDVLVGDVMGKGVPAALLGAAVKSHFQRAMRKLLAARPGGWPEPREIVARVHHAMTEQLIELESFFTLFYMRFDVKQSECVFLDCGHMPTIWFQAKSQTSRFIQGENLPIGVSESEQFGQRAFSFEPGDFFVMYSDGLTEAPSPSGELFGIERLKAFVDQNHTLSPNELIDKIHKHLAAYTQSPHFSDDLTCVVVKICEYGVATPSRRLQDHFEGSLVELERGRQFLKTFYDESQIKPDQNFMQQLTLAMNEAAANIIQHAYDGEEDGQWEMIIEEFQDRWVLSLLHNGTPFDPDEAPEPDFDGSRSSGFGVYIIRNSVDEAVYGRHDDGRCLIQLMKRF, from the coding sequence ATGAACCCAATCTCTTTTTCAATAAACGTATTACTGATTTCGCCGCAGGATGAAGTCGTCCAACAGATCAAACCGATTTTCGGCGAGTATGGGTTCAGCGTGTTATCGGTTTCCTCTAAAAAAGCCGCGCTCCGCGTTCTATATTCAAATTATATTTCTTTGGTTGTGGTTGATGGAACTCAGGACCAACAAACAGCGCTTCGAATATGCCAAAATATTCAACTCTCGCAACTTTTTTCAGAACGGCCCCTGCTTCTCATTCACAACGAAGACCAACCAACCAATCTTCAAGAATGGCTCGATGCTGGAGTAACAGATTTCATTACAGCACCCATTTGCTCTGACGCGCTTTCGTTTCGCCTTCGCGTGATAAAGAACCATATTTTAAAACATTCTCATCACAAGAAAATGCTGAATCAAATATCTGATCGAGGCATTTATTCTCCAAATGATTTTTTTTCCGAATTCGTCAAGAAAATCGCGAAAACCTTCAACGTTAAGTATGGCATCATCAGCAAACGCACTGACTCTTTCGCTTGGCGCACGAAAACGCTTTCGTTTTGGAGCGTTGATCAATGGGGGAAAAATTTTGAATACGATTTGGACGGCTCGCCCTGCGAAACAGTATTCCAGGACGGGCCTCAATGGTATGGAACTGACATTCAAGAACAATTTCCTAAAGATAAAGCATTAAAAAAACACAACATTTTGTTCTATTTGGGCGTCCCGCTTCAAAACAGGCATGGCGAAGTGATTGGACACGCCTGCATATTACATGACCAGCCAGTCGCGTATGATCCCTATCTTGTTTCGGTGATGAACGTCTTCGCTGTTCAGGCCGCAAACGAAATGGAGTTCCGTTCTGAACGGGCTGATAGCGCCAGGTTGAAAGCCATTACTGAGAATCTGGATGTGGGATTATTGTTGGAAGATGAAGCGCGACGGATTCAAGTGATTAATGCAAATTTCTGTGAATTGGCGCAGATTAAACAAGCGCCGAATGAATTAGTTGGATTAACCGCCAGCGAGTTCGCAGGCGGTATCGAAGCGCAGGTTGTCGATAGAGAGCGCTTTCAGGTCCGCACAAACGAACTGTGTCAGCTCAAAGAGCCAGTGTTGAACGAAGAGTGGATTCTCAAAGATGAGCGCATTATCAACCGGGACTATTTTCCTGTATTTGAGAATGAAACCTACAAAGGTTGTTTGTGGTTGTTTCGGGACGTGACGTATGAGAAATCGAAAGAATTTCAACTGAATGACATACAAGAGCAAGAAATCGAAATCGGTTCCAAAATTCAAAAAACATTATTACTGGGCATAACGCCGACGGACATTCCCGCCTTGGATGTGGCTGCGCTCAGTATTCCCTCTAAACGAATTGATGGTGATTTTTACGATTTTTTCCACGTTGATGAAACGCGCCTGGATGTCTTGGTCGGCGACGTCATGGGGAAGGGAGTTCCCGCCGCCTTGCTGGGCGCCGCCGTAAAAAGCCATTTTCAACGGGCGATGCGCAAACTACTCGCAGCCCGCCCGGGCGGCTGGCCCGAACCGAGAGAAATCGTTGCGCGGGTTCACCATGCGATGACGGAGCAACTCATCGAACTGGAAAGTTTCTTCACGCTGTTTTATATGCGCTTCGACGTCAAACAAAGCGAATGCGTGTTTCTTGATTGCGGACACATGCCGACCATTTGGTTTCAAGCGAAATCTCAAACCAGCCGATTCATTCAGGGCGAGAACCTACCGATTGGCGTTTCCGAATCAGAACAATTTGGGCAACGGGCCTTTTCGTTTGAGCCAGGCGATTTTTTTGTGATGTATTCTGACGGTTTAACGGAAGCGCCTTCGCCAAGCGGCGAATTATTTGGCATCGAACGCTTAAAAGCGTTCGTCGATCAGAACCATACCCTCTCACCCAATGAATTAATCGACAAAATCCATAAGCATTTAGCGGCCTATACGCAGTCTCCGCATTTTTCAGATGATTTGACTTGCGTTGTCGTAAAAATTTGTGAATACGGGGTCGCAACGCCGTCTCGAAGACTACAGGACCATTTTGAAGGTTCTCTTGTAGAATTAGAACGAGGCAGACAGTTTTTAAAAACATTTTATGATGAAAGCCAAATAAAACCCGATCAAAATTTCATGCAGCAACTTACATTGGCGATGAACGAAGCGGCGGCCAACATCATCCAACACGCCTATGATGGAGAAGAAGATGGACAGTGGGAGATGATTATTGAAGAATTTCAAGACCGCTGGGTGTTATCGCTTCTGCATAACGGAACGCCATTTGACCCGGATGAGGCGCCGGAACCTGATTTTGACGGGTCGCGGTCTTCGGGGTTCGGCGTGTATATTATCCGCAACAGCGTGGATGAGGCGGTCTATGGGCGCCACGACGACGGGCGCTGTTTAATTCAACTGATGAAGCGATTTTAA
- a CDS encoding STAS domain-containing protein gives MNCLSSEIGDVLIIQFRFETLDANNAKMVRQEVDPIIQDRKKVAVDMSEVQFIDSSGLGTLLTFYRKVKSVEGSLLLYGMTSQAMSLFELVKMDRIFEVVESQDDAIHALNGDAQQ, from the coding sequence ATGAATTGTCTTTCCAGTGAAATTGGGGACGTTCTGATTATTCAATTCCGGTTTGAAACTCTCGATGCGAATAATGCCAAAATGGTACGGCAAGAAGTTGACCCCATCATACAAGACCGGAAAAAAGTCGCGGTCGATATGTCAGAGGTGCAATTTATTGATAGTTCAGGGTTGGGTACCTTGTTGACCTTCTATCGAAAAGTGAAATCCGTTGAAGGCAGCCTTTTACTATACGGCATGACCTCACAAGCGATGTCGCTGTTTGAGTTAGTGAAAATGGACCGTATTTTTGAAGTCGTCGAATCGCAAGACGACGCGATTCACGCACTGAATGGAGATGCGCAGCAATAG
- a CDS encoding response regulator — translation MKTIAVIEDNPDNRLLVSAILEDDYEITEYETGPEALKGMKTEIPDLILLDISLPEMDGVEVLSLIRKDERLKHIPVIALTAHAMAGDREKYLSKGFDEYITKPIVDESLLINAIQERIPQ, via the coding sequence ATGAAAACAATTGCCGTAATCGAAGACAACCCTGATAACCGATTACTCGTCTCTGCAATTTTAGAAGACGATTATGAGATCACAGAATATGAAACCGGCCCGGAAGCGCTCAAAGGCATGAAGACCGAAATCCCGGATTTAATTCTCCTGGATATTTCTTTGCCTGAAATGGACGGCGTGGAGGTCTTGTCATTGATTCGAAAAGATGAGCGGTTAAAACATATCCCGGTGATTGCCTTAACCGCGCACGCAATGGCTGGCGACCGCGAAAAATATTTGTCGAAAGGGTTTGACGAATACATCACCAAGCCAATTGTTGATGAATCACTGTTAATCAACGCGATTCAAGAACGGATTCCGCAATAA